A portion of the Cryptomeria japonica chromosome 5, Sugi_1.0, whole genome shotgun sequence genome contains these proteins:
- the LOC131060748 gene encoding transcription elongation factor SPT6 homolog, with protein MSFVANLLLSKLFGLSKHVGFRSLALRYFNFGNAGSLKGESARFSVEGKLVGVLAFLGFNMGAKTVVSDDDEEYDEDNIRDAFDIEAAEEGGEEGEEEGQDDYEKDGFIVDDVEEEVGEGSGEENKAREKKKKKREAEGNYELDEDDYELLQEANVTGFHWSKPASKQFKRLKKAGKNNDIGAKTSFFADNEMEDGMLPEELVAEEDQLEEEDMEEEDEMADFIVDDDEVDENDLPARSRRSKKRVAKQARGISSSDSKKARDTFGGKDKLLTCRKQGLKGKGLDEGLVDDLSSKRLEDEFEPSVLAEKYMTGRDDQIRETDLPERFQLSEEIKGPYPQNEDALPEAKWIYERVFGSLAVPMRKEFQHIITLDKEEVVKEISNVLQMCHDQKLEVPFIAMYRKEMCLNLLKDQEDDCIESADNDSRGKLRIYKALWAIDIWDRKWILLQRRKNALKAAYEKRAAEEASRDPIKLMLLDSILQSLDDAESERTVDDIDAKFNLHFPPDEVEVEQGQFKRPSQKSMYSICRKSGLGFVTKKFGLTPEQLGKNLLLIYKRHEVEDASVTPDDVAAEFSGGEFRDPQSVLKGARHMMAVEISCEPAVKEFVRHIYMEQAVLTTRPTADGNNMIDDFHQYAGVKWLCKKPIKKFDNAQWLLIQKAEAEKLLQVNISLSKDALEKTLMPEFENYYLSHRVTQTAQLWNEQRKLILKDTLCNYILPSMEKEVRMVLSTRAKSCLVEDYKMQLWKKVSFAPYQHSKYDNKECSEENAGTRVMACCHGSGKDPTTFVMLDASGEVLDILFTSYLNVRSKNPGVQKRKENDWQRLSKFIMNQRPHVVVLGASSLRCKYLKDDIEARLKMANDHPDDPAEGLDSLDVVYADEILPRLYEMSRISQDQLPAQRGIVRRAVALGRYLQNPLAMVATLCGPGREILSLKLHSLEHFLTTDDRYEGAEQVMITVTNQVGIDINLAASHEWMFAPLQFIAGLGPRKAASMQRAISSAGRVYSRRELLILGAVKRLVSINAVGFLRVRGTGQAASGNQVMVPFDDTRIHPESYWLAKKMARDVYCKDVGQDIDDMDEAQQKMAIEHVKSHPHLLKALDINDYAKNVEKQSDNKRWETLCDIKFELLCGFQDWRLPYRQPDEDEQFLMLTGENEETLAEGKIVQATVRRVLDQHVICNLESGITGRIVKDDLSDDTCIVHVEKITEGSILICRVKSVQKARYLVELTCKLNELSDQFQSRQERDFYYAEDVSIIQSEQEKARKEKEHTKKSFKPRMIAHPQFQNISESDAIKNLSDKDAGESIIRPSPKGPSYLTLTLKVWDRVYAHKDIVEGGKDHRNFAGFLQLGKTLSIGEETFEGLDEVIARYVDPLVSNLKAILAYRKFRRGTTEEIDEALQKERNESPEIIPFCVSVSHEYPGAFVLSYVKSNTHHEYFGLYPKGFKFRKRMFDNLDNLVAYFQKHINDLVEDSIPPIRSVAAMVPKKSLGPGQSAGGRDFGWQGHTGIDRERSSAPGFRKGGTSFDRQPNGRGRGKRGGGGSWNEGRGDGGRGGSWNKGRGGGGRSGSWNEGRGDGGRGGNWNEGRGGGGRGGSWNEGKKSGGRVSDSMDSGWGGGSGGGITDGGWGGGGSGGITDGGRNEGRGSGGRVNDSMDGGWGGGDGGITDAGWGGGGSGGSIDSGWGAGGGGGKSTDSGQGGVNVDSGWGGGRGGGSEQAGGGSGEDNGSEGRIGGTDGGWGGTGGGGSTDGGWGGGGGGGSTDGGWGGGGGGGGGGGGSTDGGWGGGRSGGSMDGGGGSTDGGWGGGGGGGSTDGGGGGCRDGGWGGGGGGGSRDGGWGVGGAMNGGGGGGGGGSTDGGWGGGRGGGRSRDGGWGGGRGRGGNRDGGWGRGGRGGRSMDGGWGRGGGGGNGEGGRSEGRGGGFGRNRNEGRFGSNRGRWSEDKGNRWGRNSGRGRGRGSGMGGLESTFDTRQRQCSNSNTNYGIFSHKQESDAWGSKADEWGSNSGNSNSKSTARAEWISDSGENGKNKQGNDGWDADKLSKGFKQESDAWGSKADEWGSNSGNSNSKSPSRAEWISDSGEKGKNKQGNDGWDAGKPSQGWNSSTVSDIDAASKDKTSGWDTVNKTGSDEMSGAEAGMPGDAWGGTEGAKTNDSWCVTEAPRSNIGSGGSGTEGKNDELAMDRVGTENDGGACGWAKDSDGWGQAMAGGSVNAGGSGWGS; from the exons AGtatgatgaagacaatatcaggGATGCCTTTGATATAGAGGCAGCTGAAGAAGGGGGTGAAGAGGGTGAAGAAG AGGGGCAGGATGATTATGAAAAAGATGGTTTCATTGTTGATgatgttgaagaagaggttggagaagGTAGTGGTGAAGAAAATAAggcaagagaaaagaagaaaaagaaaag GGAGGCAGAAGGGAATTATGAACTTGATGAAGATGACTATGAATTGCTACAGGAAGCCAATGTTACTGGCTTTCACTGGTCTAAGCCT GCTAGCAAGCAATTTAAGCGTCTTAAGAAGGCTGGGAAGAACAATGACATAGGGGCAAAAACAAGCTTTTTTGCTGACAATGAGATGGAGGATG GAATGCTCCCAGAAGAGCTTGTCGCAGAGGAAGACCAACTTGAAGAAGAGGAcatggaggaagaagatgagatggcagattttatagttgatgatgatgaagtggATGAAAACGATTTACCTGCAAG GAGTAGGAGATCGAAAAAGAGAGTGGCCAAGCAAGCTCGAGGCATTTCATCTTCAGATTCGAAGAAAGCACGAGACACATTTGGTGGCAAGGACAAACTTTTGACTTGTCGAAAgcaagggttgaaaggaaaaggcTTGGATGAGGGGCTGGTTGATGATCTAAGCTCAAAAAGATTAGAGGATGAGTTTGAGCCAAGTGTTTTAGCCGAAAAGTATATGACAGGAAGGGATGATCAAATACGAGAAACAGATTTGCCAGAGCGCTTTCAA TTGTCTGAAGAGATAAAAGGCCCATATCCACAGAACGAGGATGCGTTACCTGAGGCAAAGTGGATATATGAGcgagtatttggttcactggccgTACCGATGAGGAAGGAATTCCAGCACATTATAACTCTGGACAAGGAAGAAGTTGTAAAGGAAATTTCTAATGTATTGCAGATGTGTCATGACCAAAAATTGGAA GTTCCTTTCATTGCTATGTATCGGAAGGAGATGTGCCTCAATTTACTTAAGGATCAAGAGGATGACTGTATAGAATCTGCCGATAATGACTCAAGGGGTAAATTGAGAATATACAAG GCACTTTGGGCAATAGATATCTGGGATAGAAAGTGGATTTTACTTCAAAGAAGGAAAAATGCTCTCAAAGCAGCTTATGAGAAGCGTGCTGCTGAAGAAGCAAGTAGAGATCCTATCAAATTGATGCTGTTAGATTCAATTTTGCAGTCGCTTGATGATGCAGAGTCTGAACGAACTGTTGATGATATAGATGCAAAATTTAACTTGCATTTTCCTCCTGATGAGGTTGAGGTAGAACAAGGTCAGTTCAAAAGACCAAGCCAGAAATCTATGTACAGCATTTGTCGTAAGTCTGGATTGGGATTTGTAACAAAAAAGTTTGGCCTAACTCCCGAGCAACTCGGCAAAAATCTATTGCTTATTTATAAG AGGCATGAAGTTGAAGACGCTAGTGTTACACCTGATGATGTTGCAGCTGAATTCTCCGGTGGAGAATTTAGAGACCCCCAATCAGTCCTTAAAGGTGCCAGGCACATG ATGGCAGTTGAGATAAGTTGTGAGCCAGCTGTTAAGGAATTTGTCCGCCATATCTATATGGAGCAGGCAGTTTTAACTACACGGCCCACAGCTGATGGCAACAATATGATTGATGACTTCCATCAGTATGCTGGGGTGAAATGGTTATGTAAAAAGCCTATAAAAAAGTTTGATAATGCACAATGGCTTCTCATTCAGAAAGCTGAAGCAGAGAAACTTCTTCAAGTTAACATTTCTCTGTCAAAAGATGCATTAGAGAAAACTTTAATGCCTGAATTTGAAAATTACTACCTTAGTCATAGGGTGACCCAAACTGCTCAGTTATGGAATGAGCAGCGCAAATTAATACTGAAGGATACCCTTTGCAACTACATTCTACCTAGTATGGAGAAGGAAGTTCGAATGGTATTATCTACAAGAGCGAAAAGTTGTCTGGTTGAGGATTATAAGATGCAGCTCTGGAAGAAAGTGTCATTTGCTCCTTATCAGCATAGTAAATATGATAACAAGGAGTGTTCTGAAGAAAATGCTGGAACACGTGTAATGGCCTGCTGCCACGGGTCTGGTAAAGATCCTACAACATTTGTGATGCTCGATGCTTCAGGCGAAGTGTTGGATATTCTTTTTACATCATATTTAAATGTCCGGTCAAAGAATCCAGGGGTGCAAAAACGAAAGGAAAATGACTGGCAGCGGCTTTCAAAGTTTATAATGAATCAACGGCCTCATGTTGTTGTTTTGGGAGCCTCAAGTTTACGTTGTAAATACTTGAAGGATGATATTGAG GCTAGGTTGAAGATGGCGAATGATCATCCAGATGACCCAGCAGAGGGACTGGATTCATTAGATGTTGTTTATGCAGATGAAATTCTTCCTCGCCTTTATGAAATGTCTCGCATCTCCCAGGATCAGCTACCAGCACAGAGAG GTATTGTGCGGCGCGCCGTGGCTCTTGGTCGGTATTTGCaaaatccattggccatggttgcaacattatgtggtcctggcagagagatattatcattgaagcttcattcactagAACATTTTCTTACTACAGATGATAGATATGAGGGTGCTGAGCAGGTAATGATCACAGTAACGAACCAAGTTGGCATTGACATAAATCTggcagcatcacatgaatggatgtttgcCCCGTTGCAATTTATTGCCGGCCTTGGACCAAGAAAAGCTGCTTCCATGCAAAGGGCTATTTCAAGTGCTGGGCGGGTTTACAGTCGTAGAGAGTTGTTGATTCTAGGAGCAGTCAAGCGGCTTGTGTCTATAAATGCTGTTGGTTTCTTGAGAGTTAGAGGGACTGGACAAGCTGCATCTGGTAACCAAGTCATGGTTCCATTTGATGATACCAGAATTCATCCGGAGTCATATTGGCTGGCCAAGAAAATGGCTAGGGATGTATATTGTAAAGATGTGGGGCAGGATATAGATGACATGGATGAAGCACAACAAAAGATGGCAATTGAACATGTCAAAAGTCATCCACATCTGCTGAAGGCCCTTGATATTAATGACTATGCTAAAAATGTGGAAAAACAATCAGACAATAAAAGATGGGAAACCCTTTGTGACATTAAGTTTGAACTGCTCTGTGGATTTCAGGATTGGCGACTGCCATATAGACAGCCAGATGAGGATGAGCAATTTCTTATGCTTACGGGAGAAAATGAAGAAACACTTGCAGAGGGGAAGATTGTACAAGCAACTGTTCGGAGAGTTCTCGATCAACATGTTATTTGTAATCTGGAATCAGGCATAACAGGAAGGATTGTAAAGGACGATCTTTCTGATGATACATGCATAGTTCATGTGGAAAAGATCACAGAAGGTAGCATTCTTATCTGTCGGGTGAAAAGTGTACAGAAAGCAAGATACTTGGTTGAGTTGACATGCAAACTGAATGAGTTGAGTGATCAGTTTCAAAGTAGACAGGAAAGGGATTTTTATTATGCAGAAGACGTATCCATTatacaaagtgaacaagagaaagCACGGAAAGAAAAGGAGCACACAAAGAAATCATTCAAACCTCGGATGATTGCACACCCGCAATTCCAGAATATTTCTGAAAGTGATGCCATTAAG AATCTTTCAGATAAGGATGCAGGAGAAAGCATCATTCGTCCGAGTCCGAAAGGGCCATCCTATCTGACATTAACATTGAAAGTATGGGATAGAGTTTATGCTCACAAAGATATTGTTGAGGGAGGCAAAGATCACAGGAATTTTGCAGGCTTCCTTCAACTTGGGAAAACTCTTTCAATCGGCGAGGAGACTTTTGAAGGTCTTGATGAG GTCATAGCTAGATATGTAGATCCACTAGTAAGCAATTTGAAAGCAATTCTTGCTTACAGGAAATTCAGAAGGGGTACAACAGAAGAAATTGACGAAGCATTGcaaaaagaaagaaatgaaagcCCAGAAATAATTCCTTTCTGTGTATCTGTTTCACATGAATATCCTGGTGCTTTTGTACTTTCCTATGTTAAGAGTAATACTCATCATGAGTATTTTGGGTTATATCCTAAAGGTTTTAAGTTCAGAAAGAGAATGTTTGATAATCTTGACAATCTTGTTGCCTATTTCCAAAAACATATTAATGATCTCGTTGAAGATTCAATTCCCCCAATAAGGTCTGTTGCGGCAATGGTTCCCAAGAAAAGCCTAGGTCCAGGTCAATCTGCAGGAGGGAGGGATTTTGGCTGGCAGGGTCACACTGGTATAGATCGTGAAAGGTCATCAGCACCAGGCTTTAGAAAAGGTGGAACCAGTTTCGATAGGCAACCAAATGGTCGAGGTAGGGGAAAGCGTGGAGGTGGTGGTAGTTGGAATGAGGGAAGAGGAGATGGTGGTAGGGGTGGTAGTTGGAACAAGGGAAGGGGAGGTGGTGGTAGGAGTGGTAGTTGGAATGAAGGAAGAGGAGATGGTGGTAGGGGTGGTAATTGGAATGAGGGAAGGGGAGGTGGTGGTAGGGGTGGTAGTTGGAATGAAGGAAAAAAGAGTGGTGGTAGGGTCAGTGACAGTATGGATAGTGGTTGGGGGGGAGGCAGTGGTGGTGGCATTACAGATGGTGGGTGGGGTGGAGGTGGTAGTGGTGGCATTACGGACGGTGGCCGGAATGAAGGAAGAGGGAGTGGTGGCAGGGTCAATGACAGTATGGATGGTGGTTGGGGTGGAGGTGATGGTGGCATTACAGATGCTGGGTGGGGTGGAGGTGGCAGTGGTGGTAGCATAGATAGTGGTTGGGGTGCAGGGGGGGGTGGTGGGAAAAGTACAGATAGTGGTCAGGGTGGAGTAAATGTAGATAGTGGTTGGGGTGGAGGAAGAGGTGGTGGTAGTGAACAAGCAGGTGGTGGCAGTGGGGAAGATAATGGGAGTGAAGGAAGAATTGGTGGTACAGATGGTGGTTGGGGTGGAACAGGTGGTGGGGGAAGTACGGATGGTGGTTggggtggtggaggtggtgggggaAGTACAGATGGTGGTtggggaggaggtggaggtggaggtggaggtggtgggggaAGTACAGATGGTGGCTGGGGTGGAGGCAGAAGCGGTGGAAGTATGGATGGTGGTGGGGGAAGTACAGATGGTGGttggggtggaggtggaggtgggggaaGTACAGATGGTGGAGGCGGTGGATGTAGGGATGGTGGttggggtggaggtggaggtggtggaagTAGGGATGGTGGTTGGGGTGTAGGTGGAGCTATgaatggtggtggtggaggtggaggtggtggaagTACGGATGGTGGTTGGGGTGGAGGCAGAGGTGGTGGGCGAAGTAGGGATGGTGGTTGGGGTGGAGGCAGAGGTAGAGGTGGAAATAGGGATGGTGGTTGGGGTAGAGGAGGCAGAGGGGGGAGAAGTATGGATGGTGGTTGGGGTAGAGGAGGAGGCGGTGGCAATGGAGAAGGTGGTAGGAGTGAAGGGAGAGGTGGTGGATTTGGAAGGAACAGGAATGAGGGTAGATTTGGAAGTAACAGAGGTAGGTGGAGTGAGGATAAGGGGAATAGATGGGGAAGAAATAGTgggagaggtagaggtagaggttcTGGAATGGGAGGTCTTGAGTCAACTTTTGACACTAGACAGAGACAATGTTCTAACAGTAACACTAATTATGGCATCTTTAGCCACAAACAAGAAAGTGATGCATGGGGATCGAAAGCAGATGAATGGGGTAGCAATTCTGGCAACAGCAATTCAAAATCTACTGCTAGAGCAGAGTGGATATCAGACTCGGGAGAAAATGGGAAGAACAAACAGGGTAACGATGGTTGGGATGCTGACAAGCTGAGTAAAGGTTTTAAACAAGAAAGTGATGCATGGGGATCAAAAGCAGATGAATGGGGTAGCAATTCTGGCAACAGCAATTCAAAATCTCCTTCTAGAGCAGAGTGGATTTCAGACTCGGGAGAAAAAGGGAAGAACAAACAGGGTAACGATGGGTGGGATGCTGGCAAGCcgagtcaaggttggaattcttcGACAGTTAGTGACATAGATGCTGCGTCAAAGGATAAAACAAGTGGATGGGACACTGTCAATAAAACTGGTAGCGATGAGATGTCAGGGGCTGAAGCAGGCATGCCTGGTGATGCATGGGGTGGAACTGAAGGTGCAAAAACTAATGATTCATGGTGTGTAACTGAAGCACCCAGGTCAAATATTGGATCGGGAGGAAGTGGAACTGAAGGAAAGAATGATGAATTGGCAATGGATAGAGTAGGTACGGAGAATGATGGAGGAGCATGTGGTTGGGCCAAAGATTCCGATGGATGGGGTCAGGCAATGGCAGGTGGTAGTGTCAATGCTGGTGGTAGTGGCTGGGGGTCGTAG